One region of Halomonas huangheensis genomic DNA includes:
- a CDS encoding DUF2489 domain-containing protein → MSTSVALSLLGIGLVVIVALAYYAVTLHKEVGRREIFRRNEDRRARDNALENLELVASSLVQEQVDVTEGCWRCKVLLELLDSSLLERSEFRVFVEVYEQTRHLHTHDARKQLTARQRFDEDRHRLEVEDRYRQQVLEAAKSVLDFRARYPESLT, encoded by the coding sequence ATGTCCACATCCGTAGCGCTGAGCCTGCTTGGCATCGGGCTGGTCGTGATTGTTGCACTGGCGTATTACGCGGTCACCCTGCATAAGGAAGTGGGGCGGCGCGAGATCTTTCGGCGCAATGAAGACCGCCGTGCACGCGATAATGCACTGGAGAATCTCGAGTTGGTTGCATCTTCGTTGGTGCAGGAGCAAGTGGATGTCACCGAAGGTTGCTGGCGTTGCAAGGTGTTGCTGGAATTGCTTGATTCGTCGTTGTTGGAGCGCAGTGAGTTTCGGGTGTTTGTCGAGGTTTATGAACAGACTCGACACCTGCATACCCATGATGCGCGCAAGCAGTTGACGGCAAGACAGCGCTTCGACGAGGACCGCCATAGATTGGAGGTTGAGGACCGGTATCGCCAGCAAGTGCTCGAGGCTGCAAAGTCAGTACTGGATTTTCGAGCTCGTTATCCAGAGAGTCTTACTTGA
- the cyoE gene encoding heme o synthase produces MREALSLPSASALEVWRDLMALCKWRVVLVMLVCALVGMLLAAPVPAPSAVIFGISGIGLAAAGAAAINHVVDRRLDAVMQRTARRPLASGRMPWPLALGWALLLSGAGIALLATTVNALTAWLTLGSLVGYALIYTVFLKRATPQNIVIGGVAGAAPPLLGWTAVTGTLSAEPLLLMLIIFAWTPPHFWALAIYKRDEYAEAGIPMLPVTHGDDFARLQVWLYGWLTVAATLMPFSIGMSGWLYLIGISFLNIRFMIWNLRVWKGRDAQAPLRAFWFSIHYLLGVFVLLLADHYLVSLAG; encoded by the coding sequence ATGCGTGAAGCCTTGTCTTTACCGTCGGCCTCCGCGCTTGAGGTCTGGCGTGATCTCATGGCGCTATGCAAGTGGCGCGTGGTGTTGGTAATGCTGGTATGTGCGCTGGTCGGGATGTTGTTGGCGGCTCCGGTTCCAGCGCCCAGTGCCGTGATCTTTGGGATCTCTGGTATCGGTCTCGCCGCGGCCGGAGCAGCGGCGATCAACCATGTTGTTGATCGGCGCCTGGATGCTGTAATGCAGCGTACTGCCCGACGGCCGTTGGCTAGCGGACGAATGCCATGGCCACTCGCGCTCGGGTGGGCGTTGCTGTTGAGTGGAGCGGGTATTGCGCTGTTGGCGACGACGGTGAATGCTCTGACCGCGTGGCTGACGTTGGGGTCGCTGGTGGGATATGCGCTGATCTATACCGTTTTTCTCAAGCGTGCTACCCCGCAGAATATCGTGATCGGCGGTGTCGCCGGCGCAGCGCCTCCCTTGTTGGGTTGGACGGCGGTGACGGGCACATTGAGTGCCGAACCGTTATTGCTGATGTTGATTATATTTGCCTGGACGCCTCCGCACTTCTGGGCTCTGGCAATCTACAAACGGGATGAGTATGCAGAGGCAGGGATACCGATGCTGCCTGTCACCCATGGTGACGACTTTGCGCGGTTACAGGTGTGGCTGTATGGCTGGCTGACGGTCGCGGCGACCTTGATGCCATTCTCTATTGGAATGAGCGGCTGGTTATACTTGATCGGCATCAGCTTTCTGAATATTCGCTTCATGATATGGAATCTGAGGGTATGGAAAGGGCGTGATGCGCAAGCGCCATTGCGGGCATTCTGGTTCTCCATTCACTATTTGTTGGGCGTGTTCGTGCTGCTGCTGGCTGACCACTATCTGGTGTCGCTTGCTGGCTGA
- a CDS encoding COX15/CtaA family protein, translating into MKAEATAAVALSKRVTLLRTLSLCGALFSVVVILAGTWTRLLDAGLGCPDWPGCYGAIVVPNAEVASQHASGVPLEASKAWMEMIHRYLATTLGLLGLALVVIGWKLRHQHNFPWRLIVMLFAALMIQGAFGAYTVTLKLWPQVVTLHLLGGICVLTLFFWLHLRLRRFHQQRRLVSAPMGRLWWLAALLLVTQLALGGWTTSNYAGLACQGFPTCNAQWWPETDWGEGFHLTQTVGPNYLYGQLHVEARSTIHLAHRLGAGALAIALMVLVVCHWRYAGVRPWLVSLTAALMLQVALGIANVLLWLPLGLALLHTAGAVLLVFAFSLVSWKLRHPLVANVRVAQSLGKRGGWLHA; encoded by the coding sequence ATGAAAGCTGAAGCCACTGCTGCAGTAGCGCTGTCGAAGCGCGTGACATTGTTGCGTACTCTGAGTCTATGTGGCGCGCTGTTTTCCGTGGTGGTGATATTGGCGGGCACCTGGACACGCCTGTTGGATGCCGGCCTCGGCTGTCCCGATTGGCCAGGATGCTACGGCGCCATTGTGGTCCCGAATGCAGAGGTTGCCAGTCAACACGCTTCCGGAGTTCCTCTGGAAGCCTCCAAGGCGTGGATGGAAATGATCCACCGCTACCTTGCGACCACATTGGGCTTGCTGGGTTTGGCGCTGGTAGTGATTGGTTGGAAGTTGCGGCATCAGCATAACTTTCCCTGGCGGCTGATTGTCATGTTGTTTGCGGCCTTGATGATACAGGGAGCTTTTGGTGCCTACACCGTTACCCTCAAGCTCTGGCCCCAGGTAGTTACCTTGCATCTGCTGGGCGGTATCTGCGTGCTGACACTATTTTTCTGGTTACATCTGCGTCTGAGGCGCTTCCATCAGCAGCGTCGCCTGGTATCGGCTCCCATGGGGCGCCTGTGGTGGCTGGCTGCGCTCCTGCTGGTTACGCAACTGGCGCTGGGAGGCTGGACGACGAGCAACTATGCCGGGCTTGCCTGCCAGGGGTTTCCGACCTGCAATGCCCAGTGGTGGCCGGAAACTGACTGGGGAGAGGGGTTTCATCTCACTCAAACGGTTGGGCCCAATTACCTCTATGGACAGCTGCATGTGGAAGCGCGAAGCACCATTCACCTTGCCCATCGATTAGGGGCAGGTGCGTTGGCGATTGCGTTGATGGTGCTGGTCGTTTGTCATTGGCGTTATGCGGGCGTGCGCCCATGGTTGGTAAGCCTGACCGCGGCGCTGATGCTGCAGGTTGCGTTGGGTATCGCCAACGTACTGTTGTGGCTGCCGTTGGGGCTGGCGCTGCTGCACACGGCTGGTGCTGTATTGCTGGTGTTTGCGTTCAGCCTTGTCAGTTGGAAACTGCGCCATCCGCTGGTCGCCAATGTTCGGGTTGCCCAGTCACTCGGTAAGCGCGGGGGGTGGCTCCATGCGTGA
- a CDS encoding SURF1 family protein: MVRVRSEAMSGQPRVRRRGRLMIWCVLCSLLMTLGICLGLWQWHRAADKREWLEAMANAPQVESPRELPSEGSELVVEGHFLGKETLFLDNRTLDGRLGVGVLTPLVDDYGQRWLVDRGFLETGMSRATPEVSTPEGRVRITGEWQADGRQAPVFGDALEGRRLQQIEPAAWPAGFRFDGWLHQASGAGLLPIWWTPNVMPPERHTAYAVQWWSLAMVALIALVLGARRLQADARPSVTDRGIAPTANKYTEAREVRK, from the coding sequence ATGGTAAGAGTCCGTTCAGAGGCAATGTCAGGGCAACCGAGGGTGCGTCGTCGGGGTCGGCTGATGATCTGGTGTGTGCTGTGCAGTCTACTGATGACGCTCGGTATCTGTCTTGGACTATGGCAGTGGCACAGGGCTGCCGACAAGCGTGAATGGCTGGAAGCCATGGCCAATGCCCCTCAGGTAGAGTCCCCGCGTGAGTTGCCCAGCGAGGGCAGTGAGCTGGTGGTCGAGGGGCATTTTCTGGGCAAGGAGACCCTGTTTCTTGATAACCGTACTTTGGATGGACGACTTGGTGTAGGAGTGTTGACGCCGCTGGTGGATGACTACGGTCAGCGCTGGCTGGTGGACCGCGGGTTCCTTGAAACCGGAATGTCGCGGGCAACGCCTGAAGTGTCGACGCCCGAGGGACGAGTGCGAATCACCGGTGAGTGGCAGGCTGATGGCCGTCAGGCGCCAGTATTTGGTGATGCACTGGAAGGACGCCGTCTGCAACAGATCGAGCCGGCAGCATGGCCTGCTGGCTTCCGTTTTGACGGCTGGCTGCACCAGGCCAGTGGTGCAGGCCTGTTACCCATCTGGTGGACACCCAATGTCATGCCGCCGGAACGACACACTGCCTATGCCGTGCAGTGGTGGTCGTTGGCAATGGTGGCTTTGATTGCACTGGTACTTGGTGCCAGGCGCTTGCAGGCAGATGCTCGTCCCTCTGTTACTGACCGCGGGATAGCCCCAACGGCCAATAAATATACCGAAGCCAGGGAGGTCCGGAAATGA
- a CDS encoding DUF2909 domain-containing protein: MLLKILIAVVFAAMLASLAAGAGFLLKDDSQSRRLLTSLKIRVSLAALMLILLGYGFLSGHLGG; the protein is encoded by the coding sequence ATGTTGCTCAAGATCCTGATCGCCGTTGTATTTGCCGCCATGCTGGCGAGCCTTGCTGCCGGAGCTGGCTTTCTGCTCAAGGACGACAGTCAGTCGCGTCGCCTGCTCACCTCTCTGAAGATTCGTGTCAGCCTCGCCGCACTCATGCTGATCCTGTTGGGCTATGGCTTTCTCAGTGGGCACCTGGGCGGTTGA
- a CDS encoding cytochrome c oxidase subunit 3, translating into MSGGSYYVPAASRWPILASLALGLMMVGTGTWLVHGSVGKPIMLAGLLAILAVMTFWFRDVIRESMQGLYDSQMDRSFRWGMAWFIFSEVMFFAAFFGALFYVRTFALPWLDGEGAKGVTALLWPDFTASWPLMNPPDPSISGPKEVLSPWQLPLINTVLLVTSSITLTFSHEALKKGDRYGAHTWLVVTVLFGVTFIAVQGIEYYEAWNHYGLTLQAGIYGSTFFMLTGFHGLHVIIGTIILFAMLQRVKRGHFDNHNHFAFEAGAWYWHFVDAVWIGLFIFVYVF; encoded by the coding sequence ATGAGCGGTGGAAGCTATTACGTACCTGCAGCCAGCAGATGGCCGATTCTAGCCTCTCTGGCGTTGGGGTTGATGATGGTTGGAACCGGAACCTGGCTGGTGCACGGCAGTGTTGGAAAGCCGATCATGCTGGCCGGGCTGCTTGCCATCCTGGCGGTGATGACGTTCTGGTTCCGCGATGTGATCCGCGAATCGATGCAGGGGCTATACGACAGTCAGATGGATCGTTCCTTCCGCTGGGGAATGGCGTGGTTCATCTTCTCCGAGGTGATGTTCTTTGCTGCGTTTTTTGGCGCGCTGTTCTACGTGAGAACCTTTGCTCTGCCATGGCTCGATGGTGAGGGGGCCAAGGGAGTCACTGCGTTGTTGTGGCCGGACTTTACCGCCAGCTGGCCGTTGATGAACCCACCGGATCCTTCGATTTCGGGCCCGAAGGAGGTCCTCAGCCCCTGGCAGCTACCGCTGATCAATACGGTGCTGTTGGTCACGTCGAGTATTACGCTGACGTTCTCCCACGAGGCTCTCAAGAAGGGTGACCGTTATGGGGCTCACACCTGGCTGGTGGTGACGGTGTTGTTCGGTGTGACCTTCATCGCCGTTCAGGGCATCGAGTATTACGAAGCCTGGAATCATTATGGACTGACGCTACAGGCAGGTATCTACGGTTCTACCTTCTTCATGCTCACGGGGTTTCATGGGCTCCACGTCATTATCGGCACCATCATTCTTTTCGCCATGCTGCAGCGCGTGAAGCGTGGGCATTTCGATAACCACAATCATTTTGCCTTCGAAGCTGGAGCCTGGTATTGGCACTTCGTCGACGCTGTCTGGATTGGCCTTTTCATCTTCGTTTATGTCTTTTGA
- a CDS encoding cytochrome c oxidase assembly protein: MESNDRRPQVRRTVARTLVVLAGMFVFAFALVPLYDVFCQVTGLNGKTSTTAQALANQDADMSREVNMQFITRASAGLPWKLEAHTRQVRVHPGASVEVHFTFTNLSDRTMVARAVPSVTPSEASLHLRKLACFCFQNQELGPGESFKAPLIFQLTRDLPQEVNTVTLVYTLHPQDSGPQQARVGKTLLDQAVVGHFDSLKLTADNSISQVYAGGGT, from the coding sequence ATGGAGTCAAACGACAGAAGACCTCAGGTCCGTCGTACTGTGGCGCGAACACTAGTGGTACTGGCGGGAATGTTCGTCTTCGCTTTCGCGCTGGTGCCACTCTATGACGTGTTCTGTCAGGTGACGGGACTCAATGGCAAGACCTCGACCACAGCGCAGGCGTTGGCCAACCAGGATGCTGATATGAGCCGCGAAGTGAATATGCAGTTCATCACTCGAGCCAGCGCAGGACTTCCCTGGAAACTCGAGGCGCATACCCGCCAGGTGAGGGTGCATCCAGGCGCCAGCGTCGAAGTGCACTTCACCTTTACCAATCTCAGTGATCGAACCATGGTGGCGCGAGCAGTGCCTAGCGTTACTCCGTCCGAAGCATCTCTCCACCTCCGCAAACTGGCATGTTTCTGTTTCCAGAATCAGGAATTGGGGCCGGGTGAGAGCTTCAAGGCACCCTTGATCTTCCAGCTGACTCGCGATCTGCCCCAGGAGGTCAATACCGTCACTCTGGTCTACACCTTGCATCCGCAGGATTCCGGACCACAGCAGGCTCGAGTCGGTAAAACGCTGCTCGACCAGGCGGTGGTAGGGCATTTCGATTCGCTGAAGCTGACCGCTGACAACAGCATTAGTCAGGTTTACGCAGGAGGTGGTACATGA
- the ctaD gene encoding cytochrome c oxidase subunit I, translating to MASLPPKHRLQQGSADAVGGSDTHHDRPRGLMRWVLTTNHKEIGTLYLLFSLLMFLIGGVFALVVRAELFQPGLQLVQPEFFNQMTTMHGLIMVFGAVMPAFVGLANWMVPLQIGAPDMALPRLNNFSFWLLPVAFTLLLSTLIMPGGAPNFGWTFYAPLSTTYAPPSTTFFILSLHIAGISSILGAINIIATILNLRAPGMRLMDMTLFVWTWLITAFLLIAVMPVLAGVVTMMLMDINFGTSFFNAGGGGDPVLFQHLFWFFGHPEVYIMILPAFGIVSVIIPTFARKRLFGYASMVYATASIAILSFMVWAHHMFVVGLPLVAELFFMYSTMLIAVPTGVKVFNWIATLFRGSITFEPAMLFAIAFVVLFTIGGFSGLMLAISPADFQYHDTYFVVAHFHYVLVPGAIFSIMAAVYYWLPKWTGHYPHLRLSQWHFWLSIVGVNLTFFPMHFSGLAGMPRRIPDYSLQFADFNMLSSIGAFMFGLSQLLFVVIVFMCVRGGEKAPAKAWDGAVDLEWTVPSPAPLHTFETPPQYRPTEH from the coding sequence ATGGCGTCACTGCCTCCCAAGCACAGGCTACAACAGGGTTCCGCCGATGCTGTCGGTGGTTCAGATACCCATCACGACCGGCCGCGCGGGCTGATGCGTTGGGTGTTGACGACCAATCACAAGGAAATCGGCACGCTCTATCTGCTGTTTTCGCTGCTGATGTTTCTGATTGGAGGGGTCTTCGCACTGGTGGTACGTGCAGAGCTGTTTCAACCTGGTCTGCAGCTGGTGCAACCGGAATTCTTCAACCAGATGACCACCATGCACGGCCTGATCATGGTGTTCGGCGCAGTCATGCCGGCATTCGTCGGGCTGGCCAATTGGATGGTGCCGTTGCAGATCGGTGCTCCCGATATGGCGTTGCCGCGCTTGAACAACTTCAGTTTCTGGTTGTTGCCGGTGGCGTTCACGCTACTGCTGAGTACCTTGATCATGCCCGGTGGAGCGCCCAACTTCGGTTGGACCTTCTACGCACCGCTGTCGACGACATATGCGCCACCCTCGACGACCTTTTTCATCCTGTCGCTGCATATTGCCGGCATCAGTTCGATACTCGGTGCAATCAATATCATTGCCACCATTCTTAACCTGCGTGCTCCGGGTATGCGCCTGATGGACATGACATTGTTTGTCTGGACATGGTTGATCACCGCGTTCCTGTTGATCGCGGTGATGCCGGTGTTGGCCGGGGTGGTGACCATGATGCTGATGGATATCAATTTCGGCACCAGCTTCTTCAATGCTGGCGGCGGCGGTGATCCGGTGTTGTTCCAGCATCTTTTCTGGTTCTTTGGTCACCCCGAGGTTTACATCATGATCCTGCCGGCCTTCGGCATCGTGTCGGTGATCATTCCTACCTTTGCGCGCAAACGGCTGTTTGGTTACGCGTCGATGGTCTACGCCACGGCCTCGATTGCCATCCTGTCATTCATGGTCTGGGCGCATCACATGTTCGTGGTTGGTCTGCCATTGGTGGCGGAACTGTTCTTCATGTACAGCACGATGCTGATCGCCGTGCCGACTGGGGTGAAGGTATTCAACTGGATTGCCACGCTGTTTCGCGGTTCGATCACTTTCGAGCCGGCCATGCTGTTCGCGATAGCTTTCGTGGTGCTGTTTACCATCGGTGGCTTCTCGGGCCTGATGCTTGCCATTTCGCCGGCGGATTTCCAGTACCACGATACCTATTTCGTGGTGGCGCATTTCCACTATGTGCTGGTGCCAGGGGCAATCTTCTCGATCATGGCGGCGGTCTATTACTGGCTGCCGAAGTGGACAGGACATTATCCCCATCTCCGCCTATCCCAATGGCACTTCTGGCTGTCGATTGTGGGTGTCAACCTGACGTTCTTCCCGATGCACTTTTCCGGACTGGCGGGCATGCCGCGGCGAATCCCGGATTACTCACTGCAGTTCGCTGATTTCAATATGCTGTCGAGCATCGGTGCCTTCATGTTCGGCCTGTCCCAGTTGCTGTTTGTGGTCATCGTGTTCATGTGTGTCCGCGGTGGAGAGAAGGCGCCTGCCAAGGCCTGGGATGGCGCAGTCGACCTGGAGTGGACAGTACCGAGTCCTGCGCCTCTGCATACATTCGAGACGCCTCCGCAATATCGACCTACCGAGCATTGA
- the coxB gene encoding cytochrome c oxidase subunit II, with protein sequence MRMRHVWMTAGMLLMALSSHTLAAEWNMPVGVTDVSREIYSLHMTIFWICVVIGVVVFGAMFYSLFRYRRSKGAKAAHFHEHTTVEVIWTAIPLLILIAMAIPATATLKKMYDASEADLDILITGQQWRWHYSYLGEDVEFTSSLGTPREQISGNAERGENYLLEVDEPLVIPVDRKVRLLMTSDDVIHSWWVPDLAVKQDAIPSFVNENWVRINEPGVYRGQCAELCGKDHAFMPIVVEAVEPEKFETWLEERKAAAAEEAMGVDREWALDELMERGEQVYGAICASCHQPDGSGMPPTFPALAGNQALMDDSAHHIDTVINGVSGTPMPAFSSTLNPVELAAVITYERNAWGNETGEAIQPSEIAEMMTE encoded by the coding sequence ATGCGAATGCGGCACGTATGGATGACTGCAGGCATGCTCTTGATGGCGCTGAGCAGTCACACCCTTGCGGCGGAATGGAACATGCCGGTGGGGGTGACGGATGTCAGCCGCGAGATCTACTCGCTACACATGACGATTTTCTGGATCTGTGTGGTGATAGGGGTAGTGGTGTTCGGCGCGATGTTCTACTCGCTTTTCCGCTACCGCCGCTCGAAGGGGGCCAAGGCGGCTCACTTCCATGAGCACACTACCGTGGAGGTGATCTGGACAGCGATTCCGTTGCTGATTCTCATCGCCATGGCTATTCCGGCAACGGCGACCCTCAAGAAGATGTACGACGCTTCCGAGGCTGATCTGGACATCCTGATCACAGGCCAGCAATGGCGTTGGCATTATTCCTACCTGGGTGAGGATGTCGAGTTCACTTCCAGTCTCGGTACACCTCGTGAGCAGATCTCCGGAAATGCCGAGCGAGGAGAGAACTATCTGCTTGAAGTGGACGAGCCATTGGTGATTCCAGTGGACAGGAAGGTGCGTCTGCTGATGACCAGCGATGATGTCATTCACTCCTGGTGGGTGCCGGACCTGGCCGTCAAGCAGGATGCCATACCCAGCTTCGTCAACGAGAACTGGGTGCGTATCAATGAGCCCGGTGTCTATCGCGGACAGTGTGCCGAGCTGTGTGGCAAGGACCATGCCTTCATGCCGATTGTGGTCGAGGCGGTGGAGCCGGAGAAGTTCGAAACCTGGCTGGAAGAGCGCAAGGCGGCCGCTGCAGAGGAGGCCATGGGTGTTGATCGTGAATGGGCACTTGATGAATTGATGGAGCGCGGTGAGCAAGTCTACGGCGCTATCTGTGCCTCCTGTCACCAGCCGGATGGTTCCGGTATGCCGCCGACCTTCCCGGCGCTGGCAGGGAATCAGGCATTGATGGACGATTCTGCACATCATATCGATACCGTCATCAATGGTGTGTCGGGTACGCCAATGCCGGCGTTCAGCTCTACGCTCAACCCCGTTGAACTGGCGGCTGTCATCACCTATGAGCGCAACGCCTGGGGTAACGAGACTGGAGAAGCCATCCAGCCCTCGGAGATCGCCGAGATGATGACCGAATAG
- a CDS encoding DUF2970 domain-containing protein, whose amino-acid sequence MWKTVKSVLAAFFGVQGEAQRREDFTSGKPISFILVGLLMGIILVVILIVVAMLAAG is encoded by the coding sequence ATGTGGAAGACCGTCAAATCTGTGCTGGCAGCTTTTTTCGGCGTGCAGGGCGAAGCACAGCGGCGGGAAGACTTTACCTCCGGCAAGCCCATCAGCTTCATACTGGTGGGTCTTCTCATGGGCATCATTCTGGTAGTGATCTTGATCGTGGTTGCCATGCTGGCGGCGGGATGA
- a CDS encoding LrgB family protein encodes MKPPVKVMELGELWVYLSGNPLLSLLVTLLAFALAVRINRLLGGTPLLHAVTLSIVLIIVFLLLSGIDYATYFEGAQFIHFLLGPATVALAIPLYDHRERVRQLLAPLMLACLAGIITAVASTLGLALLLGADHATVMSLAPRSVTSPIAMGVAEKIGGIPSLAAGLVLITGSIGCAIGPVIFRLLGIRDPVVQGFTMGLAAHGFGTAQSFARLGAMAGAFSGLAMGLTGLVTAFVLPLITRLFGL; translated from the coding sequence ATGAAGCCGCCAGTGAAGGTCATGGAATTGGGCGAACTCTGGGTTTATCTGTCGGGAAATCCATTGTTGTCACTGTTGGTCACGTTGTTGGCGTTTGCGCTGGCCGTGCGAATCAACCGACTTCTGGGTGGCACACCGTTGTTGCATGCGGTAACCCTGAGTATCGTGTTGATTATCGTTTTTCTGTTGTTGTCCGGGATTGATTACGCCACTTACTTCGAAGGGGCGCAGTTCATTCACTTCCTGTTGGGACCGGCCACTGTGGCGTTGGCGATACCGCTCTATGATCATCGAGAACGAGTGCGGCAGCTATTGGCGCCACTGATGTTGGCCTGCCTGGCCGGAATCATCACTGCGGTTGCTTCTACTCTGGGGCTGGCACTGTTGTTAGGAGCTGATCATGCCACTGTGATGTCATTGGCGCCGCGTTCAGTGACCTCGCCGATTGCCATGGGGGTTGCCGAGAAGATCGGAGGCATTCCTTCTCTGGCAGCTGGACTGGTGCTGATCACCGGATCGATCGGCTGTGCGATAGGTCCGGTGATCTTTCGTCTGTTGGGCATTCGAGACCCGGTTGTACAGGGTTTCACCATGGGGCTGGCAGCCCACGGCTTCGGTACCGCTCAATCTTTCGCGCGGCTTGGAGCCATGGCCGGAGCTTTCTCTGGTCTGGCAATGGGGTTGACCGGCCTGGTTACTGCCTTTGTCTTACCGCTGATTACTCGCCTGTTTGGCTTGTAG
- a CDS encoding CidA/LrgA family protein, with protein MPLILGMSILLACQFAGELLVRWLDLPIPGPVIGMVILLVGLMVRGKVPSSLRTTGEGLLRYLTLLFVPAGVGLMVHGRLIADDWLAIAVTLVVSTALTLAVTAWVMERLARRSGERQ; from the coding sequence ATGCCTTTGATTCTGGGCATGAGTATATTGTTGGCCTGTCAGTTTGCTGGAGAGTTGTTGGTGCGCTGGCTCGACCTGCCGATACCGGGGCCGGTGATCGGCATGGTGATCCTGTTGGTCGGGCTTATGGTTCGTGGCAAGGTGCCGTCCAGCCTGCGGACCACAGGCGAGGGATTATTGCGGTATTTGACACTACTGTTCGTGCCAGCGGGTGTGGGTCTAATGGTACATGGCCGCTTGATTGCCGATGACTGGCTGGCGATTGCAGTAACACTGGTCGTCTCCACGGCCCTGACTCTGGCGGTGACTGCCTGGGTGATGGAGCGATTGGCCCGTCGGTCCGGAGAGCGCCAATGA
- a CDS encoding epoxide hydrolase family protein codes for MNHPTNDVHAFEAHAPEVDLDDLRARLAAARLPEAETVYRPAPDPHRWRQGVPLSDLVDVVNYWRTEYNWRSFEARLNQVGQFRTTIDDLGIHFLHRRSSRPDATPLILTHGWPGSVAEFAHVIDELADPDDATAPAFHVVAPSLPGFGYSDKPVTTGWGAERIAAAWVELMGRLGYSRFLAHGGDWGGNITTVLGGRFPEQVLGIHTTFADALPGLTTDGLTEVERRWAEETRAFYAGPRGAYAKQQATRPQTIGYSLVDSPVGLLAWILDKFAEWSDTEDSPFETISRDRILDDVTLYWMTRTGASAARIYYESHSSMDPELRVEVPSAITMYPRDIEKIPRPWAQQRYRQIVRWCVPETGGHFPSLEVPEYFVKDLQEGLAAVLAASR; via the coding sequence ATGAACCATCCAACCAACGATGTGCACGCCTTTGAAGCCCATGCACCTGAAGTTGACCTCGACGACCTGCGTGCACGGCTGGCCGCGGCACGGCTACCGGAAGCTGAGACGGTCTATCGCCCAGCGCCTGACCCTCATCGATGGCGCCAGGGTGTCCCTCTTTCCGATCTCGTCGATGTTGTGAACTACTGGCGCACCGAGTACAACTGGCGTTCGTTTGAAGCACGCCTCAACCAGGTCGGCCAGTTCCGAACGACCATTGACGATCTGGGGATTCACTTCCTGCACCGCCGGTCCTCACGCCCAGACGCTACACCACTGATCTTGACGCACGGCTGGCCAGGCAGCGTGGCGGAGTTCGCCCATGTAATCGACGAACTGGCAGATCCGGACGATGCCACTGCACCAGCATTCCACGTCGTAGCTCCGTCGCTGCCTGGTTTTGGTTACAGCGATAAACCGGTCACCACCGGATGGGGGGCCGAAAGAATTGCCGCCGCATGGGTGGAGTTGATGGGGCGGCTCGGCTATAGCAGGTTTCTAGCCCATGGAGGTGACTGGGGAGGAAATATCACCACGGTCCTCGGCGGCAGGTTTCCAGAGCAGGTACTCGGCATCCATACTACGTTCGCAGACGCGCTGCCCGGACTGACAACCGACGGGCTGACGGAGGTCGAGCGCAGATGGGCAGAGGAGACCCGTGCTTTCTATGCGGGCCCCCGTGGGGCGTACGCGAAGCAGCAAGCGACCCGCCCGCAGACCATCGGCTACTCGCTCGTTGACTCACCCGTTGGGCTGCTTGCCTGGATTCTCGACAAGTTCGCTGAGTGGTCGGACACTGAAGACAGTCCGTTCGAGACGATCTCCAGAGATCGGATTCTTGACGACGTTACCCTCTACTGGATGACGCGGACGGGCGCATCGGCAGCGCGTATCTACTACGAGAGTCACAGCTCGATGGACCCCGAGCTTCGGGTAGAGGTGCCGTCGGCCATCACCATGTATCCCCGCGATATCGAGAAGATCCCACGCCCCTGGGCACAGCAACGCTACCGACAGATCGTTCGATGGTGCGTGCCCGAAACGGGAGGGCATTTCCCGTCACTGGAGGTCCCCGAGTATTTCGTCAAGGACCTGCAGGAAGGGCTCGCGGCAGTATTGGCCGCTAGTCGATGA